From Saccharomycodes ludwigii strain NBRC 1722 chromosome IV, whole genome shotgun sequence, one genomic window encodes:
- the RPO31 gene encoding DNA-directed RNA polymerase III core subunit RPO31 (similar to Saccharomyces cerevisiae YOR116C | RPO31 | RNA POlymerase): MAKEVVIDIVPKKIKGLEFSALSASDIVAQSEVEITTRDLFDLENGRKPKNNGALDTRMGVSQSSAECSTCHGNLASCHGHFGHIKLALPVFHIGYFKATIQILQCICKNCAAILLSEEDKRKFLSELRRPGIDNLRRMNIIKKLLDQCKKQRRCLKCGCLNGVVKKAAAGGTSAALKIIHDTFRWVGKKSTPERDQWIGDWDQIFRNNPELQKYLKRCMDDLNPLKTLNLFKQVTPEDCELLGIDTSVKSGRPETYIWRYLPAPPVCIRPSVLMQDSPSSNEDDLTVKLTEIVWTSSLIKAGIEKGISINNMMEQWDYLQMSVAMYINSDSVNPAAMPGNGSLGGPKPKPIRALCQRLKGKQGRFRGNLSGKRVDFSGRTVISPDPNLSVDEVAVPDRVAKVLTYPEKVTRYNKRKLQQLVVNGPDLHPGANYVLKKNEEARRNLRFGDRYKLAKNLQFGDVVERHIEDGDIVLFNRQPSLHRLSILSHYAKIRPWRTFRLNECVCTPYNADFDGDEMNLHVPQTEEARAEAINLMGVKNNLLTPKSGEPIIAATQDFITGSYLISHKDAFFDRSQLVQLLAMMCDAKLHFDIPPPAIQKPCYLWTGKQVFSLLIRPNHNSPVTINLDAKNKVYIPPKNKDWPNELSSNDGFVIIRGSQILSGVMDKSVLGDGKKHSVFYTILRDYGPKEAANAMNRMAKLCARFLGNRGFSIGIEDVTPADDLKKKKEDMVEIAYAKCDELIDLFNKGKLETQPGCNEEETLEAKIGGLLSKVREEVGEVCIRELDNMNAPLIMATCGSKGSTLNVSQMVAVVGQQIISGNRVPDGFQDRSLPHFPKNSKTPQSKGFVRNSFFSGLSPPEFLFHAISGREGLVDTAVKTAETGYMSRRLMKSLEDLSCRYDNTIRTSSNGIVQFTYGGDGLDPLDMEGNAQPVNFKRTWDHSYNISFNKDDRQLLPYEIIKLTNSILNPLEKKLIRYDNVGVIVSEHEQNNIEFIDQHDAERNFYKSLRQYMTEKAEFVAHVRKTKGLKQMLDEPGDEFQEMDIDELSPEVSLNAVNQLCKISEQLVRKFLTIAIFKYHKAKVEPGTAVGAIGAQSIGEPGTQMTLKTFHFAGVASMNVTLGVPRIKEIINASKVISTPIINAVLVNNEDERAARVVKGRVEKTLLKDVVFYIQDVYRDHMSYIQVKVDQETIEKLQLELTIEDIATAISNAPKLKINACDISIVGNNKINISVNEGKLAFKTTSSALKEPSENSTFYRMQHLRRSLPDIVVKGLPEISRAVININDRGKRELLVEGYGLREVMATDGVIGSKTTTNHVLEVFQVLGIEAARYSIVNEIDYTMSNHGMSVDPRHIQLLGDVMTYKGEVLGITRFGLSKMRDSVLQLASFEKTTDHLFDAAFYMKKDAIEGVSECIILGQTMSIGTGSFEIVKKTDLSKEQIKPRTTLFEKFCDESVLKAH; encoded by the coding sequence ATGGCTAAGGAAGTGGTTATAGATATTGTCCCTAAAAAGATCAAAGGGCTAGAGTTTTCAGCCTTAAGTGCAAGCGACATTGTTGCTCAATCAGAAGTAGAGATTACTACAAGAGATTTGTTTGATCTAGAAAATGGACGTAAACCTAAAAATAACGGTGCTTTAGATACCAGAATGGGTGTATCTCAATCAAGCGCCGAATGTTCTACTTGCCATGGTAATTTGGCTTCCTGTCATGGCCACTTTGGCCACATTAAATTAGCCTTACCTGTTTTCCATATCGGATATTTTAAAGCAACTATCCAAATCCTTCAATGTATTTGTAAAAATTGTGCTGCAATTTTACTAAGCGAGGAGGACAAACGAAAATTTCTAAGCGAATTACGTAGACCTGGGATTGATAATTTAAGAAGaatgaatattataaagaaACTTTTGGATCAATGTAAAAAGCAAAGAAGATGCTTAAAATGTGGCTGTTTGAATGGTGTGGTTAAAAAGGCAGCAGCGGGTGGTACTTCTGCAGCGTTAAAGATTATTCATGACACTTTCCGTTGGGTTGGTAAAAAGTCTACTCCAGAAAGAGACCAATGGATCGGTGACTGGGATCAAATTTTCAGAAATAATCCAGAAttgcaaaaatatttaaaacgTTGTATGGACGATTTAAACCCtttgaaaactttaaatttattcaaaCAAGTTACTCCAGAAGATTGTGAATTACTGGGCATTGATACTTCTGTTAAAAGTGGTAGACCGGAAACCTATATATGGAGATATTTACCAGCTCCTCCTGTCTGCATACGTCCCAGTGTTTTAATGCAAGATTCCCCCTCTTCCAATGAAGACGATTTAACGGTTAAACTTACAGAAATTGTATGGACTTCTTCTTTAATTAAGGCAGGTATTGAAAAGGGTAtttcaattaataatatgatGGAACAATGGGATTATTTGCAAATGTCTGTTGCAATGTATATTAATTCTGATTCAGTCAATCCGGCAGCTATGCCAGGTAATGGATCACTAGGTGGACCCAAACCAAAACCAATTAGAGCGTTGTGCCAAAGATTAAAGGGTAAACAAGGTAGATTCAGAGGTAACTTGTCAGGTAAGCGTGTAGATTTCTCTGGTAGAACTGTTATTTCCCCGGATCCTAATTTATCTGTCGATGAGGTTGCGGTTCCAGACCGTGTTGCCAAAGTTTTAACTTACCCTGAAAAGGTTACtagatataataaaagaaaattacaACAATTGGTTGTTAATGGTCCGGACCTTCACCCTGGTGCAAACTAtgtcttaaaaaaaaatgaagaagcTAGACGTAATTTACGTTTTGGTGACCGTTATAAGCTAGCCAAAAACTTGCAATTTGGTGATGTTGTTGAAAGACATATTGAGGATGGTGATATCGTCTTATTTAACAGACAGCCTTCTTTGCATAGATTATCTATTTTGTCTCACTATGCTAAGATTAGACCTTGGAGAACTTTTAGATTAAACGAATGTGTTTGTACTCCGTATAATGCAGATTTTGATGGTGATGAGATGAATTTACATGTTCCCCAAACAGAAGAAGCTCGGGCTGAAGCCATCAACTTGATGGGtgttaaaaacaatttgCTAACTCCGAAATCTGGTGAACCTATTATTGCAGCCACACAAGATTTTATTACCGGCTCCTATTTAATTTCACATAAAGATGCGTTTTTTGATCGTTCTCAATTGGTTCAATTATTAGCCATGATGTGTGACGCAAAACTTCACTTTGATATTCCTCCGCCAGCCATTCAAAAACCATGTTATTTGTGGACGGGTAAACaggttttttctttattaattaGACCTAATCATAACTCTCCAGTTACTATTAATTTGGAtgccaaaaataaagtataCATTccaccaaaaaataaagattgGCCTAACGAGTTGTCCTCTAACGATGggtttgttattatcagaGGCTCCCAAATTTTAAGTGGAGTTATGGATAAGTCTGTTTTAGGTGATGGTAAAAAACATTCTGTATTTTATACAATATTGAGAGATTATGGCCCAAAGGAAGCAGCAAATGCAATGAATAGGATGGCTAAATTGTGTGCCAGATTTTTGGGTAATCGTGGGTTCTCTATTGGTATTGAGGATGTTACACCAGCTGAtgatttaaagaaaaaaaaggaagataTGGTTGAAATTGCGTATGCCAAGTGTGATgaattaattgatttatttaataaaggCAAGTTGGAAACGCAACCAGGGTGcaatgaagaagaaactTTGGAAGCGAAAATTGGTGGATTGTTGTCTAAAGTTAGAGAAGAAGTTGGTGAAGTTTGTATTAGGGAACTGGATAACATGAATGCTCCTTTAATTATGGCCACTTGTGGTTCTAAAGGTTCTACATTAAATGTCTCTCAAAtggttgctgttgttggtCAGCAAATTATTTCTGGTAATCGTGTTCCTGATGGTTTTCAGGATCGTTCCTTACCACATTTCCCCAAGAATTCTAAAACCCCTCAATCTAAAGGGTTTGTCAGaaactcttttttttctgggCTATCTCCACcagaatttttatttcatgcTATTTCTGGACGTGAAGGGTTGGTTGATACAGCTGTTAAAACTGCGGAAACTGGTTATATGTCTCGTAGGTTGATGAAATCGCTAGAAGATTTATCATGCCGATATGATAATACTATTAGAACTTCATCCAATGGTATTGTTCAATTTACTTATGGTGGTGATGGTCTAGATCCATTAGATATGGAAGGTAATGCGCAACCAGTTAACTTTAAAAGAACATGGGATCATTCCTATAACATTTCTTTTAACAAAGATGACAGACAACTTTTGCCTTATGAAATTATAAAGTTGACAAATTCTATATTGAACCccttggaaaaaaaattaattagaTACGATAATGTAGGTGTAATTGTTTCCGAACACGAGCAGAATAATATTGAATTTATTGATCAACACGATGCTGaaagaaatttttataagtCATTAAGACAATACATGACTGAAAAGGCTGAATTTGTAGCGCACGTTAGAAAGACAAAAGGTTTAAAACAAATGCTAGATGAACCGGGTGATGAATTCCAAGAAATGGATATTGATGAACTATCTCCTGAGGTTTCGCTCAATGCTGTTAATCAATTGTGCAAAATTAGTGAACAACTAGTTAGAAAGTTTTTAACCATTGCTATTTTCAAATACCACAAGGCTAAAGTTGAGCCGGGCACAGCAGTTGGTGCTATTGGTGCCCAATCGATCGGTGAACCTGGTACACAAATGACTTTGAaaacttttcattttgCTGGTGTCGCTTCTATGAATGTTACATTAGGTGTCCCTCGTATcaaagaaattattaatgCCTCCAAAGTCATTTCCACGCCAATTATCAATGCGGTATTGGTTAACAATGAGGACGAAAGAGCTGCAAGAGTGGTTAAAGGTAGGGTGGAAAAAACCTTATTAAAAGATGTTGTTTTCTATATACAAGACGTGTACAGAGATCACATGTCATATATACAAGTGAAGGTGGATCAGGAAACAAtagaaaaattacaattaGAATTAACTATTGAAGATATTGCCACCGCTATTTCCAATGCTCCCAAATTGAAAATCAACGCATGTGATATTTCAATCgttggtaataataagatCAACATTAGCGTTAATGAAGGCAAGCTTGCATTTAAAACAACATCTTCCGCATTAAAAGAACCCAGCGAAAACTCTACTTTTTATCGAATGCAACATTTACGTCGCTCTTTGCCAgatattgttgttaaagGGTTACCGGAAATTTCTAGAGCTGTTATCAACATCAACGATCGGGGAAAAAGGGAATTGTTGGTAGAAGGATATGGTCTAAGGGAGGTCATGGCTACGGATGGTGTTATTGGTTCTAAAACAACCACTAATCATGTTTTAGAAGTGTTTCAAGTTTTAGGCATTGAAGCTGCCAGATATAGTATTGTAAATGAAATTGATTACACCATGAGTAATCATGGTATGAGTGTGGATCCTCGTCACATTCAATTGCTAGGTGATGTTATGACTTATAAGGGTGAGGTATTGGGTATTACAAGATTTGGTTTGAGTAAGATGAGAGACTCTGTTTTGCAATTGGcttcttttgaaaaaactaCTGATCATTTGTTTGATGCAGCTTTTTATATGAAGAAGGATGCTATAGAGGGTGTTTCTGaatgtattattttggGTCAGACAATGTCTATTGGTACTGGATCATTTGAAATTGTGAAGAAGACTGATTTGTCGAAAGAACAGATAAAACCTAGAACCactttatttgaaaaattttgtgACGAAAGTGTTCTAAAAGCTcattaa
- the SEM1 gene encoding proteasome regulatory particle lid subunit SEM1 (similar to Saccharomyces cerevisiae YDR363W-A | SEM1 | Suppressor of Exocyst Mutations) — translation MSSLNQKEAEKVLVKKTLEETDEFEDFPVDSWPDNETVKEVIFNASNNTNSLWEEDWDDVEVDDDFTRKLKEELVQFKESRK, via the coding sequence ATGAGTTCTTTGAACCAGAAAGAAGCTGAAAAAGTACtagttaaaaaaacattggAAGAAACAGATGAATTCGAAGACTTTCCAGTAGATTCATGGCCTGATAACGAAACTGTAAAGGAAGTCATCTTCAATGCTAGTAATAACACTAATTCTTTGTGGGAGGAAGACTGGGATGATGTAGAAGTGGATGATGATTTTACCCGTAAGTTAAAAGAAGAGTTGGTCCAATTTAAGGAATCTCggaaataa
- the RPT5 gene encoding proteasome regulatory particle base subunit RPT5 (similar to Saccharomyces cerevisiae YOR117W | RPT5 | Regulatory Particle Triple-A protein or Regulatory Particle Triphosphatase) — protein sequence MTSLLENQQPISPETTREEELDEEILNSSAQDLSTRTKLLENEIRIFRSELQRLYHEQNTMMAKIKDNKEKIKNNKQLPYLVSNIVEIMDLNDTESTTQGGNVNLDNAVTGKAAVVKTSSRQTVFLPMVGLVDPKLLKPNDLVGVNKDSYLILDTLPSEYDSRVKAMEVDEKPTETYSDVGGLDKQIEELVEAVVLPLKQANKFKEMGIKPPKGALMYGPPGTGKTLLARACAAQTNATFLKLAAPQLVQMFIGEGAKLVRDAFALAKEKAPTIIFIDELDAIGTKRFDSEKSGDREVQRTMLELLNQLDGFGSDDRVKVLAATNRVDVLDPALLRSGRLDRKIEFPLPSEEARAQILQIHSRKMTTDDSINWQELARSTDEFNGAQLKAVAVEAGMIALRNAASKITHEDFVEAIGEVQARKSKSVSFYA from the coding sequence ATGACTAGTCTTTTGGAAAATCAACAGCCTATATCACCTGAAACAACCagagaagaagaattagATGAGGAAATTCTAAATTCATCTGCTCAAGACTTAAGTACAAGGACTAAGTTGttagaaaatgaaattagGATTTTTAGATCGGAACTTCAAAGATTGTACCATGAACAGAATACCATGATGGccaaaattaaagataacaaagaaaaaattaaaaacaataaacaaCTACCCTATCTAGTCTCCAATATCGTAGAAATCATGGATTTAAATGATACTGAATCCACTACACAAGGTGGAAATGTTAATTTAGATAACGCCGTTACAGGTAAAGCCGCTGTTGTCAAAACTAGTAGCAGACAAACTGTTTTTTTGCCAATGGTTGGCCTAGTTGATCCAAAATTGTTGAAGCCAAACGATCTAGTCGGTGTTAATAAAGACTCCTATTTAATACTAGACACTTTACCTTCAGAATATGATAGCAGAGTGAAAGCTATGGAGGTTGATGAAAAACCAACTGAAACTTATTCTGACGTTGGCGGCCTAGACAAACAAATTGAAGAATTAGTGGAAGCTGTAGTTTTACCATTGAAACAAgctaataaatttaaagaaatgGGAATCAAGCCACCAAAAGGTGCATTGATGTATGGGCCACCTGGTACTGGTAAAACTTTATTAGCCCGTGCTTGTGCCGCCCAAACTAATGCAACTTTCTTAAAATTGGCTGCTCCGCAGTTGGTTCAAATGTTTATTGGTGAAGGTGCAAAGTTGGTTCGTGACGCCTTTGCCCTTGCGAAGGAAAAGGCAcctactattatttttatcgaTGAACTAGATGCTATTGGTACCAAACGTTTTGATTCCGAAAAATCTGGTGACAGAGAAGTCCAAAGAACTATGTTAGAATTGTTGAACCAGTTGGATGGTTTTGGTTCCGATGATAGAGTCAAAGTTTTAGCAGCTACAAATAGAGTCGATGTTTTAGACCCTGCTTTGTTGAGATCGGGTAGATTAGATAGGAAAATTGAATTTCCTCTTCCCTCAGAGGAAGCCAGAGCTcaaattttacaaataCATTCAAGAAAAATGACTACCGACGATTCCATAAATTGGCAAGAGCTAGCAAGATCTACCGATGAATTCAACGGTGCTCAATTAAAAGCTGTCGCTGTAGAAGCAGGCATGATTGCTCTAAGAAATGCTGCGTCTAAAATTACACATGAGGATTTTGTAGAAGCCATAGGCGAAGTTCAAGCAAGGAAATCAAAATCTGTTTCATTTTATGCATga
- the CDC40 gene encoding Cdc40p (similar to Saccharomyces cerevisiae YDR364C | CDC40 | Cell Division Cycle), with protein MGALLAPGYSSSDSDSDDTQNNIVINEDKKKRTGCFTKAELKALKKKRKGNDPWSEWETNNVSAELQENTNKQSSNEINDTSKNSKSLFNVIDSNNEFFVQENETSNTYYKYKKNIIQHLNENSAIPNRCYMPKKIIHKYEGHEGGTNTVKYIPNTGNFFISGGNDKIIKLWDCKNKGKLVKDYRGHSMPIKSLEFDNGGEKFISISFENILKIWDTETGKVDKRIKLPALPTCCKINPQNNNEFIVGLSNSTILHYDKRQDGLIQNYDSHLSSILDLAYFPQGDKFISSSEDKTIKIWNNGINIPIKQISDTTQYAMPCVKVHPKKKYFVTQSMDNIIYTYQLKPKYQKQKKTFKGHRCAGFNIEFSISPDGQYLISGDSRGSVFIWDWNSTKILKNIRTNVRKPITTVDWSPRETSKVIFAGNEGPIYLLD; from the coding sequence ATGGGTGCCTTACTAGCTCCGGGATATTCATCATCTGATAGTGATTCTGATGATactcaaaataatattgtaaTCAACGAagacaaaaagaaaagaacaGGTTGCTTTACTAAAGCAGAATTGaaagctttaaaaaaaaaacgcaAAGGGAATGATCCATGGTCTGAATGGGAAACAAATAATGTTTCAGCTGAGCTACAGGAGAACACTAATAAACAAAGTtcaaatgaaataaatgatacatcaaaaaattctaaatcattatttaatGTAATAGATTCtaataatgaattttttgtaCAAGAAAATGAGACATCAAACACTTactataaatataaaaaaaacattattcaacatttaaatgaaaacaGTGCCATACCTAACAGGTGTTATATgccaaagaaaattattcatAAATATGAAGGTCATGAAGGAGGTACAAATACCGTTAAGTATATACCCAATACAGGAAACTTTTTCATATCAGGTGgaaatgataaaattattaaactCTGGGAttgcaaaaataaaggGAAACTTGTAAAAGATTATAGGGGCCATAGTATGCCTATTAAAAGTTTAGAATTTGATAACGGCggtgaaaaatttattagtatatcatttgaaaatattttaaaaatatgggATACGGAAACAGGCAAAGTtgataaaagaattaaactACCAGCATTGCCAACGTGCTGTAAAATCAATCCtcaaaacaataatgaatTTATAGTTGGCTTATCTAACTCTACAATTTTACATTACGATAAAAGACAAGACGGTCTAATTCAAAACTATGATAGTCACTTATCATCTATATTAGACTTGGCATATTTTCCTCAAGGagataaatttatatcatCTTCCGAAGATAAAACCATTAAGATTTGGAATAATGGAATTAATATACctattaaacaaataagTGACACCACACAGTATGCCATGCCATGTGTTAAGGTTcacccaaaaaaaaaatattttgtaacACAAAGTATGGACAATATAATCTACACCTATCAACTGAAACCcaaatatcaaaaacaaaagaaaacattTAAAGGACATCGATGTGCAGGGTTTAATATTGAATTTAGTATATCGCCAGATGGCCAATATCTAATTTCGGGTGACTCTAGAGGTAGCGTTTTCATCTGGGATTGGAATAGTACAAAAATACTTAAAAACATACGAACAAATGTTCGAAAACCAATTACTACAGTTGACTGGTCGCCAAGAGAAACAAGTAAGGTTATATTTGCAGGCAACGAGGGaccaatttatttgttagattga
- the ESF1 gene encoding pre-rRNA-processing protein ESF1 (similar to Saccharomyces cerevisiae YDR365C | ESF1 | Eighteen S rRNA Factor) has product MAPSSDKKDKVSSDPRFANIQNDPKFRKTKLSKFKIKLDDRFSKEDLNLSHKKGKRFDKYGRRIEDDNLVEKKDFDKYFEKDDDKRDDDSEKIGDQINTVDRARGEVPSDYMSSSDEVSSSESDDDADSFMDDDDDDESEIELEESKPDECEPTKTIACVNMDWDHIRAADLMITFNSFVPKGGKIIKVVIYPSEFGRERMQREEVEGPPRELFKKKKNHSKKDREDNEDIDIKDLYDEGDADEDYDIKTLRRYQLERLRYYYAIVYCNNVATAKAICDNCDHTEYEASSNMFDLRYVPDDMVFDNDTAKDECSEITKNYKPLDFTTDALQHSKVKLTWDETPAARVELAKRAFTQREIEDMDFKAYLASDTDSSDGESTKIDEEAKNKLKSLVSSVAKVGDKNIFENKNNKDSEKDDDVDMEITFEPALGGEANNNGDKKEKDVDHEEEEESTIEKFKRREKERRKLRKNKIKELKKQDHEKKKSLLKTKDEVSDDNQQKKNAAELELLMLEANDTIDKNPNKKAHFHMNEIIKSEKEKGKKSKYQKKDKIIEDDFKPDLNDPRFKEIFEDHDFAIDPTQPEFKGTKAMKTILEERSNRTNKNTSKNKKNSMKNSSKNYKMKVNGDNKDKPKDYKNRNKKRKINESSSGLTDLVNKVKQKYQKK; this is encoded by the coding sequence ATGGCTCCATCATCTGATAAGAAGGATAAAGTGTCGTCTGATCCTAGATTTGCAAATATCCAAAACGATCCAAAATTTAGGAAAACCAAGCtttctaaatttaaaattaaacttGATGATCGTTTTAGTAAAGAAGATTTGAACCTATCCCacaaaaagggaaaaagatTTGACAAATACGGTAGAAGAATCGAGGACGATAATTTagttgaaaagaaagattttgataaataCTTTGAAAAAGATGATGACAAGCGTGATGACGATAGTGAAAAAATTGGAGATCAAATTAATACTGTTGATAGAGCTCGTGGTGAGGTGCCCTCTGACTACATGTCTTCATCAGATGAAGTATCATCTTCAGAAAGTGACGATGATGCTGATAGTTTTAtggatgatgatgatgatgatgaatcCGAGATAGAACTAGAGGAAAGCAAACCAGATGAATGTGaaccaacaaaaacaattgcATGTGTCAATATGGATTGGGATCATATTAGAGCAGCAGATTTAATGATCACTTTCAACTCATTTGTTCCTAAAGGTggtaaaattataaaagtaGTTATTTATCCAAGTGAGTTTGGTAGAGAAAGGATGCAAAGAGAAGAAGTTGAGGGTCCACCAAGGGaactatttaaaaaaaaaaaaaatcattcaaAGAAAGACCGGGAAGATAATGAAGACATCGACATTAAAGACTTGTATGATGAAGGGGATGCAGATGAAGATTATGATATTAAAACTTTACGTCGTTATCAATTAGAAAGACTGCGTTATTACTATGCAATTGTTTATTGCAACAATGTTGCCACCGCCAAAGCTATATGTGACAATTGCGATCATACAGAATATGAGGCCAGTTCCAATATGTTTGACCTAAGGTATGTTCCAGATGATATGGTATTTGACAATGACACTGCAAAAGATGAATGTAGTGAGATTACAAAAAACTATAAACCTTTGGACTTTACAACTGATGCTTTGCAACACTCGAAAGTTAAGCTAACATGGGATGAAACACCAGCAGCAAGGGTTGAATTGGCTAAAAGAGCATTTACTCAGAGGGAAATTGAAGATATGGATTTTAAAGCTTATTTGGCTTCTGATACAGATAGCAGCGATGGAGAATCAACTAAGATTGATGAAGAAGCCAAAAACAAGTTGAAAAGTTTGGTTTCGTCCGTTGCTAAAGTTGGggacaaaaatatatttgaaaataaaaacaacaaagacTCTGAAAAAGATGACGACGTTGACATGGAAATCACCTTTGAGCCCGCATTAGGTGGTGaagcaaataataatggtgataaaaaggaaaaagatgTTGATcatgaagaagaagaggaaagTACCATTGAGAAATTCAAACGTAGAGAAAAGGAGCGTCGTAAACttagaaaaaacaaaattaaggaattgaaaaaacaGGATCatgaaaagaagaaatcacttcttaaaacaaaagatgAGGTTTCAGATGATAATCAGCAAAAGAAGAACGCTGCTGAATTAGAGTTATTGATGTTGGAGGCTAATGATACGATCGACAAAAACCCCAATAAAAAGGCGCATTTCCATATGAATGAAATTATTAAGAgcgaaaaggaaaagggtaaaaaatcaaaataccaaaagaaagataaaataattgaagACGATTTCAAACCAGATTTGAATGATCCTAGATTTAAGGAAATTTTTGAAGATCATGATTTTGCCATTGATCCAACACAACCTGAGTTCAAAGGAACTAAAGCCATGAAAACTATTTTAGAAGAACGCTCTAATCgtactaataaaaatacgagcaaaaataagaaaaattcCATGAAAAATAGTtctaaaaattataaaatgaaagtcaatggtgataataaagataaacccaaggattataaaaataggaataaaaaaagaaaaattaatgaatcTAGTAGTGGTTTGACTGATTTGgttaataaagttaaacaaaaatatcaaaagaaATAG